In Streptomyces thermolilacinus SPC6, a single genomic region encodes these proteins:
- a CDS encoding chitinase, whose protein sequence is MDRTRSLVGGAVALAVASGLVLAGGVGTAQAEDRNVARNAGFEAGLADWTCSGGSGAAVASPVRTGAAALRATPAGLDNARCSQTVKVQPNSTYKLSAWVQGGYAYLGATGTGTTDVSTWTPGSSAWQQLTTSFTTGANTTSVTVYTHGWYGQAAYHVDDVSVFGPDGGGAGDPDPVVPAPPAGLTAGTVTSSSVALSWSPVSGATGYHVYRDGARVQSVSGTSATVTGLAADTSYAFQVTAANAAGESARSATVTARTAPGGGTNPNPSVPKHALTGYWQNFDNGAKVQKLREVQSQYDIIAVSFADSTTTPGQITFNLDPAVGYASVADFKADIAAKKAAGKSVVLSVGGEKGNVIINSDASATAFANSAYALMQDYGFSGVDIDLEHGINATYLTKALRQLSAKAGPGMVLTMAPQTIDMQNTNTEYFKLALAVKDILTVVNTQYYNSGSMLGCDGKVYSQGSVDFLTALACIQLEGGLDPSQVGLGVPASPRGAGSGYVDPSIVKNALDCLTRGTGCGSFKPSKTWPSLRGAMTWSTNWDATAGNAWSNAVGPHVHNLP, encoded by the coding sequence GTGGACCGCACCAGATCGCTCGTCGGCGGCGCCGTCGCGCTCGCCGTCGCGTCCGGGCTCGTCCTGGCCGGCGGCGTCGGCACCGCGCAGGCGGAGGACCGCAACGTCGCCCGGAACGCCGGGTTCGAGGCCGGACTCGCCGACTGGACCTGCTCCGGCGGCAGCGGAGCCGCCGTCGCATCGCCGGTCCGCACCGGCGCCGCCGCCCTGAGGGCCACGCCCGCCGGGCTCGACAACGCCCGCTGCTCCCAGACCGTGAAGGTCCAGCCCAACTCCACGTACAAGCTGTCCGCGTGGGTGCAGGGCGGGTACGCCTACCTGGGCGCGACCGGCACCGGCACGACCGACGTGTCCACCTGGACGCCCGGCTCCTCCGCCTGGCAGCAGCTGACCACCAGCTTCACCACCGGCGCGAACACCACGTCCGTCACGGTCTACACGCACGGCTGGTACGGGCAGGCCGCGTACCACGTGGACGACGTGTCGGTCTTCGGCCCGGACGGCGGCGGGGCCGGCGACCCCGACCCGGTCGTGCCCGCGCCGCCGGCGGGGCTGACCGCCGGGACGGTGACCTCGTCGTCCGTGGCGCTCTCCTGGAGCCCGGTGAGCGGCGCGACCGGCTACCACGTGTACCGGGACGGGGCCCGCGTCCAGTCCGTGTCCGGCACGTCGGCGACCGTGACGGGCCTGGCCGCCGACACGTCGTACGCGTTCCAGGTGACCGCGGCCAACGCGGCGGGCGAGTCGGCCCGTTCCGCGACCGTCACCGCCCGCACCGCGCCGGGCGGCGGCACCAACCCGAACCCGTCCGTGCCGAAGCACGCGCTGACCGGCTACTGGCAGAACTTCGACAACGGCGCCAAGGTGCAGAAGCTGCGCGAGGTACAGAGCCAGTACGACATCATCGCCGTGTCGTTCGCGGACTCCACGACGACGCCCGGCCAGATCACCTTCAACCTGGACCCGGCGGTCGGCTACGCCTCGGTCGCCGACTTCAAGGCGGACATCGCCGCGAAGAAGGCCGCGGGCAAGTCGGTCGTCCTGTCGGTCGGCGGCGAGAAGGGCAACGTCATCATCAACAGCGACGCCTCCGCGACGGCGTTCGCGAACAGCGCGTACGCGCTGATGCAGGACTACGGCTTCAGCGGCGTGGACATCGACCTGGAGCACGGCATCAACGCCACGTACCTGACGAAGGCGCTGCGCCAGCTGTCGGCGAAGGCGGGCCCGGGGATGGTCCTGACGATGGCGCCGCAGACCATCGACATGCAGAACACGAACACCGAGTACTTCAAGCTGGCGCTGGCCGTGAAGGACATCCTGACGGTCGTCAACACGCAGTACTACAACAGCGGTTCCATGCTGGGCTGCGACGGCAAGGTCTACTCGCAGGGGTCGGTGGACTTCCTCACCGCGCTCGCCTGCATCCAGCTGGAGGGCGGCCTCGACCCGTCACAGGTCGGCCTCGGCGTCCCGGCGTCGCCGCGCGGCGCGGGCAGCGGCTACGTCGACCCGTCCATCGTGAAGAACGCCCTGGACTGCCTGACGCGCGGCACCGGCTGCGGCTCGTTCAAGCCGTCCAAGACGTGGCCGTCGCTGCGCGGCGCCATGACGTGGTCCACCAACTGGGACGCGACGGCCGGCAACGCCTGGTCCAACGCCGTCGGCCCGCACGTCCACAACCTGCCGTAG
- a CDS encoding Nramp family divalent metal transporter, with amino-acid sequence MTDTADTAEGPGARDGGGPGGRDGTGPGAGAGGGAAAPAMRRPGWRHIGPGIVVAATGVGAGDLVATLVAGGKYGYTLLWAAVLGCLIKISLAEAAGRWHLATGRTLLDGWRSLGAWTTVYFAGYVGVWGFVYGAAAMSSTALPLAALFPGVMGLKWWAVLCGVGGLLFVWFNRYAVFEKVMTALVGVMFLVTVYLAVRVAPNLGDLAAGLVPALPDGSLLYTLGLVGGVGGTITLAAYGYWVNAKGWRDTGWMRVMRLDNRVAYLTTGIFVVAMLIVGAELLHSSGIAIAQGDKGLIDLGGVLDERYGTATAKLFLVGFFAASVTSLIGVWQGVSLLFADFVARLRGGAGASAGAGAGAAPGAVPVERSVPFRAYLLWLTFPPMALLFLDRPFVLVVVYGVIGAFFMPFLALTLLWLLNSSRTPRAWRNGWLSNAVLGAAGLLFLVLCVQQVRELPW; translated from the coding sequence ATGACGGACACCGCGGACACGGCGGAGGGCCCTGGGGCCCGTGACGGGGGCGGTCCGGGAGGGCGTGACGGCACCGGCCCGGGGGCGGGCGCCGGGGGCGGTGCGGCCGCGCCCGCGATGCGGCGGCCGGGCTGGCGGCACATCGGGCCCGGCATCGTGGTCGCCGCGACCGGTGTCGGCGCCGGTGACCTGGTGGCCACGCTCGTCGCGGGCGGCAAGTACGGCTACACGCTGCTCTGGGCGGCCGTGCTCGGCTGCCTCATCAAGATCTCGCTCGCCGAGGCCGCGGGCCGCTGGCACCTGGCCACCGGCCGTACGCTGCTCGACGGCTGGCGCTCGCTCGGCGCGTGGACGACCGTCTACTTCGCCGGGTACGTCGGCGTCTGGGGCTTCGTCTACGGCGCCGCCGCGATGTCCTCGACCGCGCTGCCGCTCGCCGCGCTGTTCCCCGGCGTCATGGGCCTGAAGTGGTGGGCCGTGCTGTGCGGGGTGGGCGGACTGCTGTTCGTGTGGTTCAACCGGTACGCCGTCTTCGAGAAGGTCATGACGGCGCTGGTCGGTGTGATGTTCCTGGTCACCGTGTACCTGGCGGTGCGGGTCGCGCCCAACCTGGGCGACCTCGCGGCGGGGCTCGTCCCCGCCCTCCCGGACGGCTCGCTCCTCTACACCCTGGGCCTGGTCGGCGGCGTCGGCGGCACGATCACCCTCGCCGCGTACGGCTACTGGGTGAACGCCAAGGGCTGGCGGGACACCGGCTGGATGCGGGTCATGCGGCTGGACAACCGGGTCGCGTACCTCACGACCGGGATCTTCGTGGTCGCCATGCTCATCGTGGGCGCCGAGCTGCTGCACTCCTCGGGCATCGCGATCGCCCAGGGCGACAAGGGCCTGATCGACCTGGGCGGGGTGCTGGACGAGCGGTACGGGACGGCCACGGCGAAGCTGTTCCTGGTCGGGTTCTTCGCCGCGTCGGTCACCTCGCTGATCGGCGTGTGGCAGGGCGTGAGCCTGCTGTTCGCGGACTTCGTGGCGCGGCTGCGGGGCGGGGCCGGGGCCTCGGCGGGGGCCGGCGCCGGTGCTGCTCCGGGTGCCGTGCCGGTGGAGCGGTCGGTGCCGTTCCGCGCGTACCTGCTGTGGCTGACGTTCCCGCCGATGGCGCTGCTCTTCCTGGACCGGCCGTTCGTGCTGGTCGTCGTCTACGGCGTGATCGGCGCCTTCTTCATGCCGTTCCTCGCCCTGACGCTGCTGTGGCTGCTCAACTCCTCCCGTACGCCCCGCGCGTGGCGCAACGGGTGGCTCAGCAACGCGGTGCTGGGCGCGGCCGGGCTGCTGTTCCTGGTGCTGTGCGTCCAGCAGGTGCGCGAGCTGCCCTGGTGA
- a CDS encoding M14 family metallopeptidase produces MRLRIPGGRSVTLAAALALAVVAPLTAAASTPGTAAPPAAPAAAADEVIRQYEIHGPSTPAERAALAATGASLDEVDDHTVVVSANAEQAKRLRAQGHRLEALPAPPDRSAGGPVTPMDFPPADSRYHNYAEMTAEINQRLQQYPGIMSKRVIGKSYQGRDIVAIKISDNVAADENEPEVLFTHHQHAREHLTVEMALYLLRELGAGYGSDSRVTNAVNGREIWIVPDLNPDGGEYDIASGSYRSWRKNRQPNPGSSYVGTDMNRNWDYKWGCCGGSSGSPSSSTYRGSAPESAPEVKVVADFVRSRVVGGKQQIRAAIDFHTYSELILWPYGWTYADTAPGMTQDDRDAFAAVGRKMAASNGYTPEQSSDLYVTDGSIDDWLWGDQRIFGYTFEMYPSGSSGGGFYPPDEVIERETARNRDAVLQLLENADCMYRSIGKQQQYCATP; encoded by the coding sequence ATGCGACTACGCATCCCCGGCGGACGGTCCGTCACCCTCGCGGCCGCACTCGCCCTCGCCGTCGTGGCACCGCTGACCGCCGCCGCGAGCACCCCCGGTACGGCGGCCCCGCCGGCCGCCCCGGCCGCCGCGGCCGACGAGGTCATCCGCCAGTACGAGATCCACGGCCCGTCCACCCCCGCCGAACGCGCCGCCCTCGCCGCGACCGGAGCCTCCCTCGACGAGGTGGACGACCACACGGTCGTGGTCAGCGCCAACGCCGAGCAGGCCAAGCGGCTGCGCGCCCAGGGCCACCGCCTGGAGGCCCTGCCCGCGCCCCCGGACCGCAGCGCGGGCGGCCCCGTCACGCCCATGGACTTCCCGCCCGCCGACTCGCGGTACCACAACTACGCGGAGATGACGGCGGAGATCAACCAACGGCTCCAGCAGTACCCCGGCATCATGAGCAAGCGCGTGATCGGCAAGTCGTACCAGGGCCGCGACATCGTCGCCATCAAGATCAGCGACAATGTGGCGGCCGACGAGAACGAGCCCGAGGTGCTGTTCACCCACCACCAGCACGCCCGCGAGCACCTCACCGTCGAGATGGCCCTCTACCTGCTGCGCGAACTCGGCGCGGGCTACGGCTCCGACAGCCGCGTCACCAACGCCGTCAACGGCCGCGAGATCTGGATCGTGCCGGACCTCAACCCGGACGGCGGCGAGTACGACATCGCCTCCGGCTCGTACCGCAGCTGGCGCAAGAACCGGCAGCCCAACCCCGGCTCGTCGTACGTCGGCACGGACATGAACCGGAACTGGGACTACAAGTGGGGCTGCTGCGGCGGCTCCTCCGGCTCGCCGAGCTCCTCCACCTACCGCGGCTCGGCGCCCGAGTCCGCGCCCGAGGTGAAGGTGGTAGCCGACTTCGTCCGCTCCCGGGTCGTCGGCGGGAAGCAGCAGATCAGGGCGGCCATCGACTTCCACACGTACAGCGAGCTGATCCTCTGGCCGTACGGCTGGACCTACGCCGACACGGCGCCCGGCATGACCCAGGACGACCGGGACGCCTTCGCCGCCGTCGGCCGCAAGATGGCCGCCAGCAACGGCTACACCCCCGAGCAGTCCAGCGACCTGTACGTCACCGACGGGTCGATCGACGACTGGCTGTGGGGCGACCAGCGCATCTTCGGCTACACCTTCGAGATGTACCCGAGCGGCTCCTCCGGCGGCGGCTTCTACCCGCCCGACGAGGTGATCGAGCGCGAGACCGCCCGCAACCGCGACGCGGTGCTCCAGCTCCTGGAGAACGCCGACTGCATGTACCGCTCGATCGGCAAGCAGCAGCAGTACTGCGCGACCCCCTGA
- a CDS encoding RidA family protein: MSQKTAVTPPAHTVPPARFSHGVRKGHILQVAGQVGFLPAVPGEPPAVAGPSLREQAVQTLRNVESVLTEAGASWDDVMMLRVYLTDVAHFAEMNAVYDEYLADVAVPPARTTVYVGLPEGLLVEIDALAVLD; the protein is encoded by the coding sequence ATGAGCCAGAAGACCGCCGTCACGCCGCCCGCGCACACCGTCCCGCCCGCCCGGTTCTCCCACGGCGTCCGGAAGGGGCACATCCTCCAGGTCGCCGGGCAGGTCGGCTTCCTCCCCGCCGTGCCGGGCGAGCCGCCGGCCGTGGCGGGCCCCTCCCTGCGCGAGCAGGCCGTCCAGACGCTGAGGAACGTCGAGTCGGTCCTCACCGAGGCGGGCGCGAGCTGGGACGACGTGATGATGCTGCGCGTGTACCTGACCGACGTGGCGCACTTCGCCGAGATGAACGCCGTGTACGACGAGTACCTCGCGGACGTCGCCGTGCCGCCCGCCCGCACGACCGTGTACGTCGGCCTCCCGGAGGGCCTCCTCGTCGAGATCGACGCGCTCGCCGTACTGGACTGA
- a CDS encoding IclR family transcriptional regulator: MSQTVDRALSILPLLAQGPADLGQVATRLGVHKSTALRLLRTLHEHGLVHRQQDQRYRLGARLFALAQAAAENLDVREIAHPHLVRLNEETGHTVHLAVREGDEVLYIDKVESRYPVRMYSRIGRPVAITVAAVAKVILADLPEPERHALTARLDYQAYTSRSTPDAAAFRTELATVRDQGWAADLGGHEESVNCVAAPVRGPDGAVVAALSVSAPNVVVPADGLLALLPRVRRTARAVSDDYSGTNPPKET; the protein is encoded by the coding sequence ATGAGCCAGACCGTGGACCGGGCGCTCAGCATCCTGCCGCTGCTCGCACAGGGCCCCGCCGACCTGGGGCAGGTCGCGACCCGGCTCGGCGTCCACAAGTCGACCGCCCTGCGCCTGCTGCGCACCCTGCACGAGCACGGCCTCGTCCACCGTCAGCAGGACCAGCGCTACCGGCTCGGCGCCCGCCTGTTCGCCCTCGCCCAGGCGGCCGCCGAGAACCTCGACGTACGGGAGATCGCCCACCCGCACCTCGTCCGCCTCAACGAGGAGACCGGCCACACGGTCCACCTCGCCGTCCGGGAGGGCGACGAGGTGCTGTACATCGACAAGGTCGAGAGCCGCTACCCGGTGCGGATGTACTCGCGGATCGGCCGCCCCGTCGCGATCACCGTGGCCGCCGTCGCCAAGGTGATCCTCGCCGACCTGCCCGAGCCGGAGCGCCACGCCCTGACCGCCCGACTCGACTACCAGGCCTACACCTCCCGTTCGACGCCCGACGCCGCCGCCTTCCGCACGGAGCTGGCGACCGTACGGGACCAGGGCTGGGCCGCCGACCTGGGCGGCCACGAGGAGTCCGTCAACTGCGTCGCCGCCCCGGTGCGCGGCCCCGACGGCGCCGTCGTCGCCGCCCTTTCGGTGTCCGCGCCCAATGTGGTGGTGCCCGCCGACGGACTCCTCGCCCTCCTCCCGCGCGTGCGCCGCACCGCGCGGGCCGTCAGCGACGACTACTCCGGTACGAACCCTCCCAAGGAGACGTAG
- a CDS encoding sugar kinase codes for MVAFLPSRPGRLADVPSFTRAAGGAESNVACALAAAGHRTRWISRVGTDGFGDHLVAAVAAYGVDVSSVRRDPHRPTGVYFRTAADRADAAHEVVYHRAGSAASAMSPRNVPYGQAMAGRWLHLTGITPALSPGCRELAAALTTRRPGRALVSFDLNHRPSLWSDGASARRVLLALARGADLVLAGEDEAADALGLDGGPDAVRAALPEPDVLVVKQGAAGATAFAREPGTRRDVRIFVPAPPVDVVSYAGAGDAFAAGFLDATLRGLPVAERLRYGHRAAAAVLAVPGDLAPPRAPAPDPGGHGAPCRPARPGPAPDDDEEVPAR; via the coding sequence ATGGTGGCCTTCCTGCCGTCCCGGCCCGGGCGCCTCGCGGACGTGCCGTCGTTCACCCGCGCCGCGGGCGGCGCCGAGTCGAACGTCGCCTGCGCGCTGGCCGCCGCCGGGCACCGGACGCGCTGGATCAGCCGGGTCGGCACCGACGGGTTCGGCGACCACCTGGTGGCGGCGGTCGCCGCGTACGGCGTCGACGTGTCGTCCGTACGCCGCGACCCGCACCGGCCGACCGGGGTGTACTTCCGCACGGCCGCCGACCGGGCCGACGCCGCCCACGAGGTCGTGTACCACCGGGCCGGGTCCGCCGCGTCCGCGATGTCGCCGCGGAACGTCCCGTACGGGCAGGCCATGGCCGGACGGTGGCTGCACCTGACCGGCATCACCCCGGCGCTCTCGCCCGGCTGCCGTGAGCTGGCGGCGGCGCTCACCACGCGGCGCCCGGGCCGGGCCCTGGTCTCCTTCGACCTGAACCACCGCCCCTCCCTGTGGTCCGACGGGGCGAGCGCCCGGCGCGTCCTGCTCGCCCTGGCGCGCGGCGCGGACCTGGTCCTGGCCGGGGAGGACGAGGCCGCCGACGCGCTGGGTCTCGACGGCGGTCCGGACGCCGTCCGCGCGGCCCTGCCGGAGCCGGACGTGCTGGTCGTCAAGCAGGGCGCGGCCGGGGCGACCGCCTTCGCCCGCGAGCCGGGCACCCGGCGTGACGTGCGGATCTTCGTGCCCGCGCCGCCCGTGGACGTCGTGTCGTACGCCGGGGCCGGGGACGCCTTCGCGGCCGGGTTCCTCGACGCGACCCTGCGCGGGCTGCCCGTCGCGGAGCGGCTGCGGTACGGACACCGGGCGGCCGCCGCCGTCCTCGCCGTACCCGGCGACCTGGCGCCCCCGCGGGCACCCGCACCCGATCCCGGTGGCCACGGAGCACCGTGCCGCCCCGCGCGGCCCGGACCGGCGCCGGACGACGACGAGGAGGTACCCGCGCGATGA
- a CDS encoding alanine racemase: MAAEQPPAPRTPAASPASSASPASSGSPSASPGSPSALAARLADERLDHRFKGLPPDADGLTAGDLAAQRRDVFTGGFTTPLLTLCADALEHNLALLGTYTARHGLAFAPHGKTTMAPGLFARQLDLGAWGITVAVPHQVRVCRAFGVRRVFLANELVDAAALRWVAGQLAADPEFRFVCYVDSVRGVELMDEALAGCARPVDVVVELAAGEGARTGVRTDAAALEVAGVAARAASLRLVGVAGYEAQVPDASPETVRAWLRRLVGLAAELDGKGLFADAEEIVLSAGGSEWFDAVAEVFAGAPQLSAPVLKLLRSGAYVSHDHGHYERLTPFNRVPEEGALEPAFRLWAQVVSRPTPTEAFLNAGKRDVSYDLALPVPRLVRSGRDGTVRAAEGLEVTALSDQHAWLRTGPEGAALEVGDWVALGLAHPCTVFEKWPLIPVVEADGTAVDYVRTFF, translated from the coding sequence ATGGCCGCCGAACAGCCGCCGGCACCCCGCACCCCCGCCGCCTCCCCCGCATCCTCCGCCTCCCCGGCCTCCTCCGGCTCACCCTCCGCCTCCCCCGGCTCGCCCTCGGCCCTCGCCGCCCGGCTCGCGGACGAGCGCCTCGACCACCGCTTCAAGGGGCTCCCGCCCGACGCGGACGGCCTGACGGCCGGTGACCTGGCCGCCCAGCGGCGCGATGTGTTCACCGGCGGCTTCACCACCCCGCTCCTCACGCTCTGCGCCGACGCCCTGGAGCACAACCTGGCGCTGCTCGGCACGTACACCGCGCGCCACGGCCTGGCGTTCGCCCCGCACGGCAAGACGACGATGGCGCCGGGGTTGTTCGCCCGTCAGCTGGACCTCGGCGCCTGGGGCATCACCGTGGCCGTCCCGCACCAGGTGCGGGTGTGCCGGGCGTTCGGGGTGCGGCGGGTGTTCCTGGCGAACGAGCTGGTGGACGCGGCGGCCCTGCGCTGGGTCGCGGGGCAGCTCGCGGCGGACCCGGAATTCCGGTTCGTCTGCTACGTGGACTCGGTGCGCGGCGTCGAGCTGATGGACGAGGCGCTGGCCGGGTGCGCGCGGCCGGTGGACGTGGTGGTGGAGCTGGCGGCGGGCGAGGGCGCCAGGACCGGGGTGCGGACGGACGCGGCCGCCCTGGAGGTCGCCGGGGTGGCGGCACGTGCCGCGTCGCTGCGGCTGGTCGGCGTCGCCGGGTACGAGGCGCAGGTGCCGGACGCGTCCCCGGAGACCGTACGGGCGTGGCTGCGGCGGCTGGTGGGCCTGGCGGCGGAGCTGGACGGGAAGGGCCTGTTCGCGGACGCGGAGGAGATCGTCCTCAGCGCGGGCGGCAGCGAGTGGTTCGACGCGGTGGCGGAGGTGTTCGCCGGGGCGCCGCAGCTGTCGGCGCCGGTGCTGAAGCTGCTGCGGTCGGGGGCGTACGTCTCCCACGACCACGGGCACTACGAGCGGCTGACGCCGTTCAACCGGGTCCCGGAGGAGGGCGCGCTGGAGCCCGCGTTCCGGCTGTGGGCGCAGGTCGTGTCGCGGCCCACGCCGACGGAGGCGTTCCTCAACGCGGGCAAGCGGGACGTGTCGTACGACCTGGCGCTGCCCGTGCCGCGGCTGGTGCGGTCCGGGCGGGACGGTACGGTCCGCGCGGCGGAGGGCCTGGAGGTGACGGCCCTGTCGGACCAGCACGCGTGGCTGCGGACCGGCCCGGAGGGCGCGGCGCTGGAGGTCGGGGACTGGGTGGCACTGGGTCTGGCGCACCCGTGCACGGTGTTCGAGAAGTGGCCGCTGATCCCGGTGGTGGAGGCGGACGGGACGGCCGTCGACTACGTCCGTACGTTCTTCTGA
- a CDS encoding N-acyl-D-amino-acid deacylase family protein: protein MDLVIRGARVVDGSGGPSYRADVGVDGGRVAAVRREGTGGRPLPGARTLDAAGLVLAPGFVDMHAHSDLALLRDPAHEAKVAQGVTLEVLGQDGLSYAPVDDRTLDEVRAAIAGWNGDLADVDPDWRSVGGYLDRLDRGFGGEGIAVNAAYLVPQGTVRAYVMGWADRPPTGAELDRMRALVAEGLEQGAVGMSSGLTYPPGMYAGRAELAALCRVVAGYGGYYCPHHRSYGAGALGAYAEMLDLARETGCALHLAHATLNFAVNEGRAPELLALLDAALADGVDVSLDSYPYTPGCTTLAALLPGWAHEGGPGALLARLRDDAVAARIGHALEVTGSDGCHGVPVDWGTVEVSGVSDPVLGGYVGRRLAGWAEARRLLLADRLGTAVLQHVGNESNVRAIMRHRAHTGGSDGILHGAKPHPRAYGTFPHYLGRYVRELGTLSLEEAVAHLTSRPAARLRLEDRGLVREGYRADLVLFDPDTVAAGATFAAPRTLPVGIPHVLVNGRFAVRDGRRTDVLAGRAVRRTP, encoded by the coding sequence GTGGACCTGGTCATCCGGGGCGCGCGGGTGGTGGACGGCTCGGGCGGGCCGTCGTACCGGGCGGACGTGGGCGTAGACGGGGGCCGCGTCGCCGCCGTGCGCCGCGAGGGCACGGGCGGCCGGCCGCTGCCGGGCGCGCGGACGCTGGACGCGGCGGGGCTGGTGCTCGCGCCGGGGTTCGTGGACATGCACGCCCACAGCGACCTGGCGCTGCTGCGGGACCCGGCGCACGAGGCGAAGGTCGCGCAGGGCGTGACGCTGGAGGTGCTCGGCCAGGACGGCCTGTCGTACGCGCCGGTGGACGACCGGACGCTGGACGAGGTGCGGGCGGCCATCGCCGGGTGGAACGGCGACCTCGCGGACGTGGACCCGGACTGGCGGAGCGTCGGCGGCTACCTGGACCGCCTCGACCGGGGCTTCGGCGGCGAGGGCATCGCCGTGAACGCCGCGTACCTGGTGCCGCAGGGCACGGTCCGGGCGTACGTCATGGGCTGGGCCGACCGGCCGCCGACCGGCGCCGAGCTGGACCGGATGCGCGCGCTGGTCGCCGAGGGCCTGGAGCAGGGCGCGGTCGGCATGTCGTCCGGCCTCACCTACCCGCCGGGCATGTACGCGGGCCGGGCGGAGCTGGCCGCGCTGTGCCGGGTCGTCGCCGGGTACGGCGGCTACTACTGCCCGCACCACCGCTCGTACGGGGCCGGGGCGCTCGGGGCGTACGCGGAGATGCTGGACCTGGCGCGGGAGACGGGCTGCGCGCTGCACCTGGCGCACGCCACGCTCAACTTCGCCGTCAACGAGGGGCGGGCGCCGGAGCTGCTGGCGCTGCTGGACGCGGCCCTGGCGGACGGGGTGGACGTGTCGCTCGACTCGTACCCGTACACGCCGGGCTGTACGACGCTGGCCGCGCTGCTGCCGGGCTGGGCGCACGAGGGCGGCCCCGGTGCGCTGCTCGCGCGGCTGCGGGACGACGCGGTGGCGGCACGGATCGGTCACGCGCTGGAGGTCACCGGGTCGGACGGCTGCCACGGCGTGCCGGTGGACTGGGGCACGGTGGAGGTGTCGGGCGTGTCGGACCCGGTGCTGGGCGGGTACGTGGGGCGGCGGCTGGCGGGGTGGGCCGAGGCGCGGCGGCTGCTGCTGGCGGACCGGCTGGGCACGGCGGTGCTCCAGCACGTGGGGAACGAGTCCAACGTACGGGCGATCATGCGGCACCGGGCGCACACGGGCGGCTCGGACGGCATCCTGCACGGCGCGAAGCCGCACCCGCGGGCGTACGGCACGTTCCCGCACTACCTGGGGCGGTACGTGCGGGAGCTGGGCACGCTGTCGCTGGAGGAGGCGGTCGCGCATCTGACGTCCCGCCCGGCGGCGCGGCTGCGGCTGGAGGACCGGGGGCTCGTGCGGGAGGGGTACCGGGCGGACCTGGTGCTGTTCGACCCGGACACGGTGGCGGCGGGCGCCACGTTCGCGGCGCCGCGCACCCTGCCGGTGGGCATCCCGCACGTGCTGGTGAACGGCCGGTTCGCGGTACGGGACGGGCGGCGCACTGACGTCCTGGCGGGCCGCGCGGTACGGCGCACGCCGTAG